In the genome of Shewanella glacialimarina, one region contains:
- the queA gene encoding tRNA preQ1(34) S-adenosylmethionine ribosyltransferase-isomerase QueA: MRVTDFSFELPDELIARYPTAQRNASRLLTLDGHNGALADKKFTDLLQMINPGDLMVFNNTRVIPARLFGQKSTGGKLEILVERMLDDKRILAHVRSSKSPKVDSLIDLDAGYQMKMVARHDALFELELLSDKIILEVLEQIGHMPLPPYIDRPDEDADKERYQTVYNQKPGAVAAPTAGLHFDDAMLAALKDKGVNIAFVTLHVGAGTFQPVRVDNVLEHKMHSEWADVPQEVIELIAQTKAAGKRVVAVGTTSVRSLESAAKACGDDPLTAFCGDTDIFIYPGFQFKVVDAMVTNFHLPESTLIMLMSAFAGYEEVMKAYHHAIEQKYRFFSYGDAMFVTKKAP, translated from the coding sequence ATGCGCGTCACTGACTTTTCGTTTGAGCTGCCTGATGAATTGATTGCCCGTTATCCAACGGCGCAGCGCAATGCATCGCGATTACTTACGCTTGATGGCCATAATGGCGCCTTAGCGGATAAAAAATTCACCGATTTACTGCAAATGATAAATCCTGGTGATTTGATGGTATTTAACAATACTCGCGTAATACCCGCACGTTTGTTTGGTCAAAAATCAACTGGCGGAAAGTTAGAAATCCTTGTTGAGCGCATGCTAGATGACAAGCGTATTTTGGCGCATGTTCGTAGTTCGAAATCACCTAAAGTTGACAGCCTAATTGACTTAGATGCTGGCTACCAAATGAAAATGGTTGCTCGTCATGATGCTTTATTTGAACTTGAGCTGCTGTCCGATAAAATTATTTTGGAAGTCCTTGAGCAAATCGGCCATATGCCGCTGCCTCCTTATATCGACCGTCCCGACGAAGATGCTGATAAAGAGCGCTATCAAACAGTGTATAACCAAAAGCCTGGTGCGGTTGCTGCACCAACGGCGGGGTTACACTTTGATGATGCAATGCTTGCAGCATTAAAAGACAAGGGCGTTAATATTGCCTTTGTTACCCTTCATGTGGGTGCAGGTACTTTTCAGCCAGTGAGAGTGGATAACGTGCTTGAGCACAAAATGCATTCTGAATGGGCTGATGTACCACAAGAGGTTATCGAGTTAATTGCGCAAACTAAAGCAGCCGGAAAGCGTGTTGTTGCAGTCGGTACAACTTCTGTACGTTCATTAGAAAGCGCAGCAAAAGCCTGTGGTGATGATCCATTAACGGCATTTTGCGGCGATACGGATATTTTCATCTACCCAGGTTTTCAATTTAAAGTAGTTGATGCCATGGTGACTAACTTTCACCTGCCTGAGTCGACATTAATCATGTTGATGAGTGCTTTTGCTGGTTATGAAGAGGTAATGAAGGCCTATCATCATGCTATTGAGCAGAAATATCGCTTTTTTAGCTATGGCGATGCGATGTTTGTGACGAAAAAAGCCCCGTAA
- the tgt gene encoding tRNA guanosine(34) transglycosylase Tgt: MKFELDTTDGRARRGRLVFERGTVETPAFMPVGTYGTVKGMTPEEVRETGADILLGNTFHLWLRPGEEIMRKHGDLHDFMNWQRPILTDSGGFQVFSLGDIRKITEEGVHFRSPINGEKIFLDPEKSMQIQDSLGSDVVMIFDECTPYPATHDEARKSMQMSLRWAKRSRDEFDRLENPNSLFGIIQGGVFEDLRDESIEGLTNIGFDGYAVGGLAVGEPKADMHRILEHVCPQLPADKPRYLMGVGKPEDLVEGVRRGVDMFDCVMPTRNARNGHLFTSEGVIKIRNARHRDDTATLDAKCDCYTCKNYSRAYLYHLDRCNEILGARLNTIHNLRYYQILMEGLRGAIQTGTLDAFVKDFYTGLGREVPEFKG, from the coding sequence ATGAAATTTGAGTTAGATACCACTGATGGACGTGCGCGTCGTGGCCGCCTAGTTTTTGAACGCGGAACGGTAGAGACGCCAGCATTTATGCCTGTAGGTACATACGGTACTGTAAAAGGTATGACCCCAGAAGAAGTGCGCGAGACAGGTGCAGATATTCTGTTAGGGAATACCTTTCACTTATGGCTGCGTCCTGGTGAAGAAATCATGCGTAAGCACGGTGACTTACATGACTTTATGAATTGGCAGCGCCCAATTTTAACCGATTCGGGTGGGTTTCAAGTATTTAGCTTAGGTGATATACGTAAGATCACTGAAGAAGGCGTACATTTCCGTTCACCTATTAATGGTGAAAAGATTTTCTTAGACCCTGAAAAGTCGATGCAAATTCAAGATTCGTTAGGCAGTGATGTGGTAATGATTTTTGATGAATGTACACCTTATCCAGCAACACATGATGAGGCACGTAAATCGATGCAAATGTCATTACGTTGGGCAAAGCGCTCACGCGATGAGTTTGACCGCTTGGAAAACCCAAATTCATTATTTGGCATTATCCAAGGTGGGGTGTTCGAAGACTTGCGTGATGAATCTATTGAAGGCTTAACTAATATCGGCTTTGATGGTTATGCGGTTGGTGGGTTGGCGGTAGGTGAACCTAAAGCTGACATGCATCGGATTCTTGAACATGTTTGCCCACAGTTACCTGCTGACAAGCCTCGCTATTTAATGGGCGTTGGTAAGCCAGAAGATTTAGTTGAAGGTGTGCGTCGTGGTGTTGACATGTTTGACTGTGTTATGCCAACGCGAAATGCCCGCAACGGTCATTTATTTACCAGCGAAGGTGTGATTAAAATTCGTAATGCACGTCATCGCGATGACACTGCAACACTCGATGCTAAGTGTGATTGTTATACTTGTAAAAACTATTCACGTGCCTATTTATATCACCTAGACCGTTGTAATGAGATCCTAGGTGCGCGTTTAAACACCATTCATAACCTACGTTATTATCAAATTTTGATGGAAGGTTTGCGCGGTGCGATTCAGACAGGTACATTAGACGCCTTTGTAAAAGACTTCTACACCGGTTTGGGGCGTGAAGTGCCTGAGTTTAAAGGCTAA
- the yajC gene encoding preprotein translocase subunit YajC, which yields MFISNAYASAAGGPQSGGTMELVFMLVMFGLIFYFMIFRPQSKRVKEHKNLMSSISKGDEVLTSGGILGKVTKISDENDYVLLAINDNNQITIKKDYIAAVLPKGSIASL from the coding sequence ATGTTTATTTCAAATGCATATGCAAGCGCAGCAGGCGGACCTCAAAGTGGCGGCACCATGGAATTAGTGTTCATGCTAGTCATGTTCGGCTTAATCTTTTACTTCATGATTTTCCGTCCACAGTCAAAGCGTGTTAAAGAGCATAAAAACCTAATGTCATCGATTTCAAAAGGTGATGAAGTCCTCACTAGCGGTGGTATTTTAGGTAAAGTGACTAAAATCAGTGATGAAAACGATTATGTGTTATTAGCGATTAATGATAACAATCAAATCACCATTAAAAAGGACTATATTGCAGCAGTATTACCTAAAGGTTCTATTGCATCGCTATAA
- the secD gene encoding protein translocase subunit SecD gives MLNKYPMWKNLMVIIVIAVGCFYAMPNLFGEDHAVQVVATRSAEVTVTTQSNITAVLESKGIAIKRSELENGQLLVRVSDPEQQLLAKEAIAEALGNNYTVALNLAPATPDWLEAVGGSPMKLGLDLRGGVHFLMEVDMGEALRKMEEAKIADFRSQLREEKIRYAGIRKTPKGIEIKFRDAETVGVAERFLKTKSNDMVYSDGSRDGNFFLVADMSDAYIKQVKEEALQQNITTIRNRVNELGVAEPVVQRQGAERIIVELPGVQDTARAKEILGATASIEFRMVDDKADAAAAASGRVSAASEVYPRRDGGIAVLRKEVMLTGDHITGAQPTFDEYSRPQVAINLDAKGGNIFSNVTKDNIGKPMATLFIEYKDSGLRNPDGTVKMTKIEEVISVATIQARLGRNFVITGLEHKEAQSLALLLRAGALIAPVTIVEERTIGPSLGAENIQNGVQAMIFGLAIVLVFMLVYYRAFGFIANLALLANLVMVVGVMSMIPGAVLTLPGIAGMVLTVGMAVDGNVLIYERIREELLAGRSVQQAIHEGYANAFSTIADANITTFMTALILFAVGTGAVKGFAVTLMIGIATSMFTAIVGTRSIVNALWGGKRLKTLSI, from the coding sequence GTGTTAAATAAATACCCTATGTGGAAAAACTTGATGGTGATAATTGTTATCGCCGTCGGGTGTTTTTATGCAATGCCGAACCTTTTTGGTGAAGACCATGCTGTTCAAGTTGTCGCGACTCGTAGTGCTGAAGTCACTGTCACCACGCAATCAAACATCACAGCCGTACTTGAGAGCAAAGGCATAGCGATTAAACGCTCTGAGCTCGAAAATGGCCAATTGTTAGTGCGTGTCAGTGATCCGGAGCAGCAATTACTGGCTAAAGAAGCGATTGCTGAGGCATTAGGTAACAATTATACCGTGGCATTAAACCTAGCACCGGCAACACCAGATTGGCTTGAAGCTGTTGGTGGTTCGCCAATGAAGTTAGGTCTTGACCTTCGTGGTGGTGTTCACTTCTTAATGGAAGTGGATATGGGCGAAGCACTACGCAAAATGGAAGAAGCTAAAATAGCTGATTTCCGTAGCCAACTGCGCGAAGAGAAAATTCGTTACGCTGGGATCCGTAAAACCCCTAAAGGCATCGAAATTAAATTTCGTGATGCAGAGACTGTGGGTGTTGCCGAACGTTTTCTGAAAACTAAAAGTAACGACATGGTTTATTCTGATGGCAGTCGTGATGGCAATTTCTTTTTAGTTGCCGATATGAGCGATGCTTATATCAAGCAAGTCAAAGAAGAAGCGTTACAACAGAACATTACCACTATTCGTAACCGTGTAAACGAGTTAGGGGTAGCTGAGCCAGTCGTTCAACGTCAAGGTGCTGAGCGCATTATCGTTGAATTACCTGGCGTTCAAGATACGGCTCGTGCTAAAGAAATTTTAGGCGCAACCGCTTCAATTGAATTCCGTATGGTTGATGACAAAGCCGATGCTGCAGCTGCTGCGAGTGGTCGAGTGTCTGCTGCTTCAGAGGTTTATCCTCGTCGTGACGGTGGTATTGCTGTACTGCGTAAAGAAGTGATGTTAACCGGCGATCATATCACTGGTGCACAACCTACTTTTGATGAGTATAGCCGTCCCCAAGTGGCAATTAACCTAGACGCTAAAGGTGGCAATATTTTCTCAAACGTGACCAAGGACAACATTGGTAAACCAATGGCGACCTTGTTTATTGAATATAAGGATAGCGGTTTACGTAATCCTGATGGCACTGTGAAAATGACTAAGATTGAAGAGGTCATTTCTGTTGCCACTATTCAAGCGCGTTTAGGACGTAATTTTGTCATTACCGGCCTTGAGCATAAAGAAGCACAAAGCTTGGCTTTACTGTTACGTGCGGGTGCCTTGATTGCGCCGGTGACTATTGTTGAAGAACGCACTATTGGTCCTAGCTTAGGTGCTGAGAATATTCAAAATGGTGTACAAGCCATGATTTTTGGTTTGGCCATCGTATTAGTATTTATGCTGGTTTATTATCGCGCATTTGGCTTTATTGCTAACTTAGCATTGCTTGCTAACCTTGTGATGGTTGTGGGCGTGATGTCGATGATACCTGGTGCGGTATTAACGCTTCCAGGTATTGCCGGTATGGTCTTAACAGTCGGTATGGCCGTTGATGGTAACGTACTTATTTATGAGCGTATTCGTGAGGAATTACTGGCTGGACGCAGTGTTCAACAGGCGATTCATGAAGGTTATGCCAATGCATTTTCAACCATTGCTGATGCCAACATTACCACCTTTATGACAGCATTAATTTTGTTTGCTGTAGGTACAGGTGCAGTAAAAGGTTTTGCGGTGACTTTAATGATAGGTATTGCGACTTCAATGTTTACCGCTATTGTCGGTACGCGTTCAATCGTGAATGCGCTTTGGGGCGGAAAACGTCTTAAAACGCTGTCAATTTAA
- the secF gene encoding protein translocase subunit SecF: MFQLFSVNKTVNFLRHAAPISIISMLLVIASFVSLGTKGINWGLDFTGGTVVEVEFSSPVDLNVLRSKLTSIETEGALVQNFGSSTDVLFRLPVRENIKSDIQATGIMKVVNSMDDNAIQKRVEFVGPQVGKQLAEQGGLAVIVALICILIYVSFRFEWRLAAGSVAALAHDVIVTLGVFSILQLEFDLTVLAGLLTVVGYSLNDTIVVYDRIRENFLKMRKGTPEEIVNQSITQTMSRTVITTGTTLIVVIALFLKGGTMIHGFATALLCGIFVGTYSSIYVASYLAIKLGINREHMMPVEIEKEGADQPPMMP, encoded by the coding sequence ATGTTTCAGTTATTTTCAGTTAATAAAACCGTCAACTTTCTTCGCCATGCTGCGCCGATAAGTATTATTTCGATGCTTCTAGTGATTGCCTCATTTGTTTCTTTAGGAACAAAAGGCATTAACTGGGGCTTAGATTTTACCGGTGGTACGGTTGTTGAAGTTGAGTTTTCTAGCCCAGTTGATTTAAATGTATTACGTAGCAAGTTAACCTCAATAGAGACAGAAGGCGCCTTAGTACAGAACTTTGGTTCAAGTACTGATGTGTTGTTCCGTTTGCCTGTGCGTGAAAACATTAAAAGTGACATTCAAGCCACTGGCATTATGAAAGTGGTTAACTCAATGGATGATAACGCAATTCAAAAGCGCGTTGAGTTTGTTGGACCTCAAGTGGGTAAACAGTTAGCTGAGCAAGGTGGTTTAGCGGTTATTGTCGCATTAATCTGTATTTTGATTTATGTGTCGTTCCGTTTTGAATGGCGTCTGGCTGCCGGCTCCGTAGCCGCGCTTGCCCATGACGTTATTGTCACCCTAGGCGTATTTTCTATATTACAGCTTGAGTTTGACTTAACTGTTTTGGCGGGTCTATTAACCGTTGTCGGTTACTCGTTGAACGATACGATTGTTGTATATGACCGTATTCGCGAGAACTTCCTCAAAATGCGTAAAGGCACGCCTGAAGAGATCGTTAACCAATCAATTACGCAAACAATGAGCCGTACCGTCATTACAACTGGTACAACGTTAATTGTGGTTATCGCGCTATTCTTAAAAGGTGGCACTATGATCCACGGATTCGCCACAGCGTTATTGTGTGGTATTTTTGTGGGTACCTACTCATCGATTTATGTTGCAAGTTACTTAGCCATTAAGTTGGGTATTAACCGCGAGCATATGATGCCAGTAGAAATTGAAAAAGAAGGTGCTGATCAGCCTCCAATGATGCCTTAA
- a CDS encoding putative signal transducing protein: MEQRKVLLTGGNLLQAHMWKGLLETSGIEVDLRGEALMGGVGELPVDLQTVELWIDMEHLNSAQSILASLDVEQPQWQCVQCHETNEGSFELCWQCSSPKSETHN, translated from the coding sequence ATGGAACAGCGCAAAGTCTTATTAACTGGCGGCAATTTACTTCAAGCACATATGTGGAAAGGCCTGTTAGAAACCAGTGGAATTGAAGTGGATTTACGCGGTGAGGCGTTAATGGGAGGCGTCGGAGAGTTGCCAGTTGATCTTCAGACTGTAGAGTTATGGATCGACATGGAACATTTAAACTCGGCACAAAGCATTCTGGCCAGTTTAGATGTTGAGCAACCGCAATGGCAATGTGTACAATGTCATGAAACCAATGAGGGTAGCTTCGAGCTTTGCTGGCAATGTAGTTCGCCAAAAAGTGAAACTCATAATTAA
- a CDS encoding rhodanese-like domain-containing protein, with protein sequence MQPTSAFAQLVDSINDKVTHISIEQFQADDKWVLIDVREDHEWLQGHLPNAKHLGKGIIERDIETRFPDKSTPLLLYCGGGHRSSLAAYNIQLMGYTQIGSLVGGFKTWVQHQFPVVQD encoded by the coding sequence ATGCAACCCACTTCTGCATTTGCACAGCTAGTCGATTCAATTAACGATAAAGTGACTCACATTAGTATTGAACAATTTCAAGCTGATGATAAATGGGTGTTAATTGATGTTAGGGAAGATCATGAATGGCTGCAAGGTCACTTACCTAACGCGAAACACTTAGGTAAGGGGATTATTGAACGTGACATTGAAACACGTTTTCCCGATAAATCAACACCATTATTGCTTTATTGCGGTGGTGGACATCGCTCGTCATTAGCGGCTTATAATATTCAGCTAATGGGGTATACCCAGATAGGATCATTAGTCGGTGGCTTTAAAACCTGGGTTCAACATCAATTTCCAGTGGTGCAAGATTAA
- a CDS encoding precorrin-2 dehydrogenase/sirohydrochlorin ferrochelatase family protein: MQYFPLFVDTKELFVLIVGAGEVASRKLDLLARTDATIHVVAPEVAPDVEAYANKGRIKLSRREVSVEDMSCYDLIYLATANEKLNTELAVMASQKGIWVNVVDNPKFCRFITPSIVDRGRLVVAISTAGAAPVFARTIRSRLETLLPNSLAPLFDYVASKREDVQQKLTNGKDRRLFWERFFNLNQDRFDTATDTHYQQAFSSYASRGEILLLDETTPAGLLPIAVMPLLQKLDVVFIENDLDEHTNELLRRDASREPLPALSTISKQFELGDRMLLVASAEKVSQLKAHFPMAKHLRPGAI, from the coding sequence GTGCAATATTTTCCGTTATTTGTAGATACAAAAGAACTTTTTGTATTAATCGTTGGGGCCGGTGAGGTAGCGAGTCGAAAACTTGATTTGCTTGCCCGTACCGATGCCACTATTCATGTTGTTGCACCAGAAGTGGCTCCAGATGTTGAAGCTTATGCTAATAAAGGTAGGATAAAACTATCGCGCCGAGAAGTGTCTGTTGAAGACATGTCCTGTTATGACCTCATTTATTTAGCAACAGCAAATGAAAAACTCAATACTGAATTAGCGGTTATGGCGAGTCAAAAAGGTATTTGGGTCAATGTGGTTGATAACCCTAAATTTTGTCGCTTTATCACCCCATCTATTGTTGATAGAGGGCGACTAGTTGTTGCAATAAGTACCGCTGGTGCAGCGCCAGTATTTGCCCGTACAATTCGCTCACGTTTAGAGACCTTATTACCTAATTCATTAGCGCCCTTATTTGATTATGTTGCCAGTAAGCGAGAGGACGTGCAGCAAAAACTCACCAATGGCAAAGATAGGCGATTATTTTGGGAGCGATTCTTTAATCTTAATCAAGATCGTTTTGATACCGCGACCGATACTCATTATCAGCAAGCATTTAGTAGTTATGCTAGCCGTGGTGAAATTCTATTATTGGATGAAACCACTCCAGCAGGCTTATTACCCATCGCTGTGATGCCACTATTGCAAAAACTGGACGTAGTATTTATTGAGAATGATCTAGATGAGCATACAAATGAGCTGTTAAGGCGTGATGCATCAAGGGAGCCATTGCCAGCATTAAGTACTATCTCAAAGCAGTTTGAACTTGGTGATAGAATGTTGCTTGTGGCTTCAGCTGAAAAAGTTAGTCAACTTAAAGCACACTTTCCTATGGCAAAACATTTAAGACCAGGGGCTATTTAA